From one Streptomyces spiramyceticus genomic stretch:
- a CDS encoding PD-(D/E)XK nuclease family protein, which yields MTTTLERSPSIWDAAHDVDARRPRSQQTQLGASDTVCGRRAAYILHSTPRTDQPDTKAAILGTYIHTGLLESARTEYGWLVERSVQDETIRGHIDVVQLDEATAARLPRRHRPKVAADVVTVEDIKTKSTYLWDRVLRYGATEAELRQVYLYAGLLAMVGFQDVPGQRYLARMGPLDVRRIRFRFINRDNGAEHIQEIDYDPQRAAEARWWVERVRETSHPEEMRRDFDGPGLDAICDYCPFRTACWPGTNPGAPPQTALIHNDKDTEQALADYVRGHELVAQGDKIKKFARKRLDQSPAGIYGLNELSWGGGNPKDETDVEAMVDLHELADIPVPMAPDTEKMIRNLKAAGLAVPVRKTNKKTPAIIRVSPTA from the coding sequence ATGACCACAACCCTTGAGCGTTCACCGTCCATATGGGACGCCGCGCACGACGTCGACGCACGCCGCCCACGCTCCCAGCAGACGCAACTCGGCGCGTCCGACACTGTGTGCGGCCGCCGCGCCGCGTACATCCTGCACAGCACCCCTCGTACTGACCAGCCGGACACCAAGGCGGCGATCCTCGGCACCTACATCCACACGGGCCTGCTGGAGTCCGCTCGTACCGAGTACGGATGGCTCGTCGAGCGCAGCGTCCAGGACGAAACGATCCGAGGGCACATCGACGTCGTCCAGCTGGATGAGGCCACAGCCGCGCGCCTGCCTCGGCGCCACCGACCGAAGGTGGCCGCCGACGTGGTGACCGTGGAGGACATCAAGACAAAGTCCACCTACCTCTGGGACCGAGTCCTCAGGTACGGCGCCACCGAAGCGGAGCTGCGCCAGGTCTACCTGTACGCCGGACTTCTGGCCATGGTCGGCTTCCAGGACGTCCCCGGCCAGCGATACCTGGCACGGATGGGCCCGCTCGACGTCCGCCGTATCCGCTTCCGTTTCATCAACCGGGACAACGGTGCGGAGCACATCCAGGAGATCGACTACGACCCCCAGCGAGCCGCAGAGGCCCGATGGTGGGTCGAGCGGGTAAGGGAGACCAGCCACCCGGAGGAGATGCGTCGTGACTTCGACGGCCCTGGGCTGGATGCCATCTGCGACTACTGCCCCTTTCGCACGGCTTGCTGGCCGGGCACCAATCCGGGCGCCCCGCCGCAGACCGCGCTCATCCACAACGACAAGGACACCGAGCAGGCTCTTGCCGACTATGTGCGCGGGCATGAGCTGGTCGCTCAGGGCGACAAGATCAAGAAGTTCGCCCGCAAGAGACTGGACCAGTCACCCGCCGGTATCTACGGCCTCAACGAGCTGTCGTGGGGCGGTGGTAATCCGAAGGACGAGACGGACGTTGAGGCCATGGTCGACCTGCACGAACTGGCTGACATCCCCGTCCCCATGGCGCCGGACACCGAGAAGATGATCCGCAACCTCAAGGCTGCGGGACTGGCCGTCCCCGTTCGGAAGACGAACAAAAAGACACCAGCCATCATCCGCGTCTCGCCCACCGCCTAA
- a CDS encoding AAA family ATPase, translated as MTKAANGNGPSAPKLKLRKPTGAVPWPLILIEGEEGAGKTYSAAEFSASEKIGQMYWIDLDEGSADEYAAIEGAHYLIIEHDGTYRDILEQIEAVHAEARRAAAAGEPPVVLTIDSGSALWRMLTNWTHERARRTRKNRAMLQEDPDAPVDPTMNLWNDSVERWQRVMYLLRTLPGIAIILARGKQVSALDDNGNPIPKRTEWKVAAHKDLGFDSTVWVRLKRDEDPQVIKVRSLRLRVEPKKPMKLKDFSIEDLVFNGLGCSVDSQPRIMPELAGDRVGPWLKRIEGETDTAALEALWRAVPDPANRLTHEEILTVRGAAERRAAELNAEPKQMGDRPPTDADKLRAAAARKAQQDADAEQ; from the coding sequence GCGCGGTGCCCTGGCCTCTCATCCTCATCGAGGGAGAGGAGGGGGCGGGGAAGACCTACAGCGCAGCCGAGTTCAGCGCCAGCGAGAAGATCGGCCAGATGTACTGGATCGACCTCGACGAGGGCTCGGCCGATGAGTACGCAGCCATCGAAGGCGCGCACTACCTGATCATCGAGCACGACGGCACCTACCGCGACATCCTGGAGCAGATCGAGGCCGTCCATGCCGAGGCCCGCCGCGCGGCCGCCGCCGGCGAGCCCCCCGTGGTGCTGACCATCGACTCCGGATCCGCGCTGTGGCGCATGCTCACCAACTGGACCCACGAGCGGGCCCGACGCACGCGCAAGAACCGGGCCATGCTCCAGGAAGACCCGGACGCGCCGGTCGATCCGACGATGAACCTGTGGAACGACTCGGTGGAGCGGTGGCAGCGGGTGATGTACCTGCTGCGCACACTGCCAGGCATCGCGATCATCCTGGCGCGCGGTAAGCAGGTCTCGGCGCTGGATGACAACGGTAACCCGATCCCGAAGCGCACCGAGTGGAAGGTCGCCGCCCACAAGGACTTGGGGTTCGACTCCACCGTCTGGGTGCGTCTGAAGCGCGACGAGGACCCTCAGGTCATCAAGGTTCGCTCGCTGAGGCTCCGCGTCGAGCCAAAGAAGCCGATGAAGCTGAAGGACTTCTCGATCGAGGACCTGGTCTTCAACGGCTTGGGCTGCTCCGTCGACAGCCAGCCCCGGATCATGCCCGAACTGGCAGGTGACCGTGTTGGGCCATGGCTCAAGCGTATCGAAGGCGAGACGGACACAGCGGCCCTGGAGGCCCTGTGGCGCGCAGTCCCCGACCCGGCGAACAGGCTGACCCACGAGGAGATCCTGACCGTTCGCGGAGCCGCCGAGCGGAGGGCGGCCGAACTCAACGCGGAGCCCAAGCAGATGGGCGATAGGCCACCCACCGACGCCGACAAACTGCGCGCCGCCGCAGCCCGTAAGGCGCAGCAGGACGCCGACGCCGAACAGTGA